The Tessaracoccus timonensis sequence GCGTACGGGTCGAACAGGAGCTTGTTGGGGTTGAAGCGGTTGCCCTTCTCGTCCAGATCGGCGACGAATCCCTCCGCCGTGCCGGGCGTCCATGCATCCACCGACGGCCAGTTCGGGCCCCAGGCGCGGAACCCGTAGAAGGTGCCGAGGTCGAGGCCCTGCAGCTTGCCGCGCCACACGCCGTCGCTGCACTTGGCGAGGTCGTAGGTGGCGAGCGGGTCGGCGCCGATCGCGGCGTCGAAGATCGCGAGGAGGATGCGGGTGGCGTCGGGGGCGTGCACCGCGAAGGTGACCCCGTCGGCGTGGGGGTGAGCGCCGAGCGGCCAGGTGGCGTCGGCCCAGGCATCCTGTTCGAGAGGAACTATGTTCATACTGAACATCTTGCCTCAAAATGCCGCATCACACCGATAGGCGCCCCTCACAGCGACGTTCGTAACCGAACGTTCAACCTTGCCGAGCCAGGGCGCACGCGTGGCAATAGTGTGAGTCGAACCTTCTCAAATACTTGAACGAGGTTGGAGGGTGTGGGCTGATCGTGCCTATGATTCGATGCGTGAATCGACGCCTACTTCTCGTGCATGCGCACCCCGACGACGAGTCCAGCCAGTCCTCCGCCACGATCGCGCGCTACTGTGCCGCCGGCGCGCAGGTCACGCTGGTGACCTGTACGTTGGGCGAGCGCGGCGAGATCTTGGTACCCGAACTCGAGCACCTCTCCGAGGCTGAGCTCGGCGAGCACCGCATCGCTGAACTCGGGCAGGCAATGACGCACATGGGGCTCACCGACCAGGTGTTCCTCGGCGGCGCCGGCCGCTACCACGACACCGGCATGGACCGCTCCCCCGACGGCGCCGTCATCGTGCCCGACATCTCTCCGAGCAATGCCTTCTGGCATGCGGACTTGCTCGAGGCAGCGAACTTCCTCGTCGAGATCATTCGAGATCGCAAGCCCCAGGTGGTCTCCACCTACAACCCCTTCGGTGGCTACGGTCACCCGGACCACATCCAGGCCCACCGCGTCGCGACGTATGCCGTCGCGCTGGCCGGCACCGCGGCGCATCGCCCCGATCTGGGCGAGCCATGGACGGTGTCGCGGATGGTGTGGAGCGTCCACAACACCATGATGTGGAAGAAGGCGTATCCGCTTGCCAAGAAGGAATTCCCCGACCTCTTCGACGGCGTTGAGCGCTACCCGGATTCGTTCGGCCCGCCCGAGCGCGACATCGTCTGCGTGGTGCCCATCGGGGAGTTCTACGACGTCACCCGCAAGGCGCTCGGCTCGCACCCGAGCCAGGTGAATATGGACGACGTGTTCTGGCGCTTCCACGGCATGGTGAATCAGCTGGATGGCGCCGGAGAGGCGTACGTCTACGCGTCCGGCGTGCCTTTCCCACCGTCGGATATTCCGCACGACGACCTGTTCGCCGGGCTGGAGCTGTAGCGGTTCGCTGCCCTGACGCTGCGGGGAGTCGGCCTGCTCAGGGGCCCCTTCGGCGGCTGCCTACACTGGCTGCATGATGCGACTGGTGCGTCCGATCTTCGCGGGGTGCTGCTGCGCGGCGCTCGTCGCGTGCGGTGCGCCCACCGCGACGGTGAGCTCTGCCCCGTCGCATCCTCAGGCGTCGCTACCCCACCCGTCTCGGGCGTGGAATGAAGACTTCGCCTCCGAGATCGAGCTCGACACCATCACCGTCGGTACCCAGTCGGTGCTCGTGCCCGAGGGCGTCCGGGTGCCGGCCGACGCGCGCGTCACCGCGAGCACGGAAGCAATGCTCGTGATGACCGACGACGACCCCGCGGCCGTGAGGAGCGCCGTCGAGAGAAGTGCTGATAAGGCGGGCTACGAGCGATATGCCCACTCCGGCAAGGTCACTGTCTGGGTGGGGCGGGGCATGGCCTTGCGTCTCGAGGCCGACGCGGGCGTGCAGGTGCTCGCCTGGGGGCCCGAGGAGATGAAAGACGCGTTCGCCGCGCAGTAGCGCGGATAGTGGGTTCAGCGGGGGTTAACGTCGTCGGGTGGCACGAACCACCAGCCCGATAATGAGCACTACGAAACCAGCGAAGCCGACGAACAGGCCGAGGAGGAAGGCGCCGATTCCACCAAACAGGGCTGTCAGGCCAAGTGGCGGGGACACTGCGCCGACGCCGTGTTCGCACTCGACGGTGTATTCGCCCTTGCCGGCAAATTTGCCGATGGACACGAACGAGCCTTGGCTGTTCGTAAAGTTCAGGGAACCGTTCAATCTCATGTCCACGGGTTCGCCCGATGCATCCAGCACACGGCACGCTACGTTCGATCCTTCCGGTCTCCACACCGTTCGTTCTTCACCTTCGGCCAGCTGCACCTTGAGGGAGCCATCCACTCGCTGCACCTCGTCGGATTTGGGGATCGCGAAGCTGAGGCCACCCACGAACCCCCCGACGCTGAGGATGAGCGCCACCACGATCAGCACGCTGCCGAAGATCATGAAACCCGTGCCTGGTTTCTTGAGCTTGACCGATTCGTGCGGCGGCTGCCCAGACCATTGGGGGTTGTTCGGATTGTTCATGCGTTCCCTCCTTGCGCGTACCACTGTCGCATGCGAGCGGGTCAGGGCATCTCGCGTTTGCGCGACTGAGCGCACGCCAGATGCCGAAAACGGGCCTTACACGGCCAAAATATGCATCTGGCGTGCGCTCAGTCGCGCAATCCCTGATTGGCCTCGTCAGCGAGAGCGTCTCCTTCCACGCAAGAACAGGAACACGCTCCAGAGGATCAGCAGGAATCCTCCGACGATGGAGAAGGCCAACTTGGCCAGTCCCGCGATGTCTGGTGGATCGGTGAGTCTGCCCTTGTGTCCATCACACTCGACGGTGTATTCGCCACCAGCGGGCCCAGCTTGGAAGGTGCCGACAGTGCGTGAGGTCACGCCGTTGTTGGTCATCTTCGAGCGGGGCTGCGCTGAGAGCGTCACGGGTTGCTCGTCCGGTCCGAGTACTCGGCACGTGTCCACCGGCGGGTACTCGTCGTCGTTGTCGGAGGGCAGCCCTTCCACCCACACGGTGCGTTCCTCCCCACCCGCCAGCACGACGCTCACCGAGCCGGAGAAACGCTGTGAATGCATGTCGTCGGTGAGGTAACCCACCAACCAGACCACCCCGAAGGAGAGGAGCGCCACGCCTGTGACAAGCGCCAGGATGCCCAAGATTCGCAGGAGGGAGGCCGGCGCTGTCTTCGATCGGCCCGTGCCAGGCTGCAACATCCGCGGCGGTCCGGGCTGCGGGTCGGTGTGGCCCGTCGGCCCCCGGTGATACTGATTACTCATCCGTGCTCCGTCCTCGGGCGGGGCTCGTCGGGATCAGGTGGCTCAGGCGACGCGCTGCGTCCACCCGAATGGGTCTTCAGCACGACCGTACTGAATGTCCACCAGCGCCGCACGAATCTCGGCGGTCTTGGCGCCGGGAGTGCCGTCGGCCACCACGTGGTGCACGTCGCCCGGGGCCTTGAAGCCGACGATGGGCGTCACCACGGCGGCCGTCCCACATGCGAAGGCCTCGACAATCTCGCCGGAGCGCACACCGTCGAAGAGTTCCTCGACGGTGACTCGCCGCTCAACCGGGGTGAGGCCGTGGCGTGGGGCGAGCTGGAGGATGGAGTCGCGGGTGATGCCGGGGAGGATGGAGCCGGTGAGTTCCGGCGTCACGAGGGTGCCGTCGGCGGTGATGAACATGAAGTTCATGGTGCCGCATTCCTCGATGTACTTGCGCTCGGCGCCGTCGGTCCACAGCACCTGGCCGCACCCGTGTTCTTCGGCCTCCATGGCGGCTTCCAGCGACGCGGCGTAGTTGCCGCCGCACTTCGCGGCGCCGGTACCACCGGGGGCGGCGCGGGTGTAGTTGGGGGTGAGCCAGAGGGTGACGGGTTCGTCGTAGTACGCGCCGACGGGGGAGGCCAGCACGCAGAAGGTGTAGCCAGAGGCGGGTCGCACACCCAGGTAGGGTTCGGAGGCCACCATGAATGGACGGATGTAGAGGGCCTGCTCGCCGGCGGGGTCTGGCACCCAGTCCCGTTCGAGTTCGACGAGCTGGCGGATGCCGTCGACGAAGTCCTGCTCCGGGAAGACGGGCATACCCAGGCGTTTGGCGGAGCGGGCGAATCGGGCGGCGTTCGCGTCGGGGCGGAACAGCCAAACGGAGCCGTCGGCGTGGCGGTAGGCCTTCAGCCCCTCGAAGATCTCCTGGCCGTAGTGGAGGACGGCGGCGGCGGGGTGCATCTGCCAGGTGCCCATGGCTTCGATGCGCTGGTTCGTCCAGCCGCGCTCCGGCACGTACTCCGCGAGCAGCTGGTGGTCGACGAAGAAGTGGCCGAACACTGGGTTGGCAAGAATCTCCGCGCGGCGCTGTTCGCTCGTCGGAGACATGGTGCGGTGCAGGACGAATTCGCTCATGGCCGCAAGGGTAGTCGCGTGGGCCGCTTCGCGGGCGGCCGGTTCACCAATCGACCCGGCGCGGACCCCGTCGGGGCTTGGCTCGGGGGTGGCTCCGGTGCCGGCCCGGGGCCACCCCACCCTCCCCCCCGCCGCACAGGTTACAGGTGCCTGCCGGGCGGGCAGTGTGGAGCGGGCACCACGTTATCCACAGATATGGCACCCGCGCTTTCATCTGGGTGGCAGTATCTGTACTGTTGTCCTCGTGCTTCCTGAGATTTTTTCAGGTGGCCTTGTTGAATCGACGATGAAGGGAGCCTGGTGCGTAAGTTTCTGCTCGGCATTGCTGCTGCAGCCACAGCGTTGATTGCCGCCTTGGGCCTCACGCAGGCGTCCGCGCTCCCCGTCGCACCGAAACCGGCACCGCCGGTCGCTGGCATCCCCACCCCCTGCGCCGCGCAGCACCCGTGGCCGGCCGACGCGTCGATCTCGTCGATCCGCGAGCAAATGGAAGAGAACTTCCACCTCAAGCTGACGGGCGA is a genomic window containing:
- the mshB gene encoding N-acetyl-1-D-myo-inositol-2-amino-2-deoxy-alpha-D-glucopyranoside deacetylase, whose protein sequence is MNRRLLLVHAHPDDESSQSSATIARYCAAGAQVTLVTCTLGERGEILVPELEHLSEAELGEHRIAELGQAMTHMGLTDQVFLGGAGRYHDTGMDRSPDGAVIVPDISPSNAFWHADLLEAANFLVEIIRDRKPQVVSTYNPFGGYGHPDHIQAHRVATYAVALAGTAAHRPDLGEPWTVSRMVWSVHNTMMWKKAYPLAKKEFPDLFDGVERYPDSFGPPERDIVCVVPIGEFYDVTRKALGSHPSQVNMDDVFWRFHGMVNQLDGAGEAYVYASGVPFPPSDIPHDDLFAGLEL
- a CDS encoding branched-chain amino acid aminotransferase, which encodes MSEFVLHRTMSPTSEQRRAEILANPVFGHFFVDHQLLAEYVPERGWTNQRIEAMGTWQMHPAAAVLHYGQEIFEGLKAYRHADGSVWLFRPDANAARFARSAKRLGMPVFPEQDFVDGIRQLVELERDWVPDPAGEQALYIRPFMVASEPYLGVRPASGYTFCVLASPVGAYYDEPVTLWLTPNYTRAAPGGTGAAKCGGNYAASLEAAMEAEEHGCGQVLWTDGAERKYIEECGTMNFMFITADGTLVTPELTGSILPGITRDSILQLAPRHGLTPVERRVTVEELFDGVRSGEIVEAFACGTAAVVTPIVGFKAPGDVHHVVADGTPGAKTAEIRAALVDIQYGRAEDPFGWTQRVA